A window of Gambusia affinis linkage group LG03, SWU_Gaff_1.0, whole genome shotgun sequence contains these coding sequences:
- the npffr2a gene encoding neuropeptide FF receptor 2a: MNEGQESNSTQLYDNWTFYNSTVEFVTPRRNITYVGYYLHQPSTAAIFIVSYLLIFLVCMVGNGVVCFIVLRSRNMRTVTNLFILNLAVSDLLVGIFCMPTTLLDNIITGWPFGSLVCKMSGMVQGISVSASVFTLVAIAVDRFRCIVYPFKQKLTISTASLIIVVIWVLAISIMCPSGVMLQVTKEHTVRVLLGYDNQTGPFYWCRENWPNQEMRKIYTTVLFANIYLAPLSLIVIMYARIGITLFKTAVPTGGKPGADNRHSVSKKKQRVIKMLLIVALLFILSWLPLWTLMMLSDYASLTEQQYRIINIYIYPFAHWLAFFNSSVNPIIYGFFNENFRRGFQAVFKISLCAADGQRRKSYSHRLQGNSVLPANNVQTTVEPISLNSLDKNASRRINHVPERELVMEDLEQGSGSSGGVTAVSI; this comes from the exons ATGAACGAAGGACAAGAGAGCAACTCCACTCAACTGTACGACAACTGGACGTTTTATAACTCCACGGTGGAGTTCGTCACTCCCAGGAGGAACATCACGTATGTCGGATACTACCTGCACCAGCCGTCCACCGCCGCCATCTTCATCGTGTCCTACCTGCTGATCTTTCTGGTGTGCATGGTGGGAAACGGAGTGGTGTGCTTCATCGTGCTGAGGAGCAGAAACATGCGGACTGTGACTAATCTGTTCATCCTGAACCTCGCTGTGAGCGACCTGCTGGTGGGGATTTTCTGCATGCCCACCACTCTTCTTGACAACATCATTACAG GTTGGCCGTTTGGAAGCCTGGTCTGCAAAATGAGCGGCATGGTTCAGGGGATTTCAGTCTCCGCCTCCGTCTTCACACTGGTTGCCATCGCAGTTGACAG GTTCCGATGCATCGTCTACCCATTCAAGCAGAAGCTCACCATTTCCACGGCGTCGCTGATCATCGTGGTAATCTGGGTCCTGGCCATATCCATCATGTGTCCGTCCGGTGTGATGCTGCAGGTGACCAAGGAGCACACCGTCCGCGTCTTACTGGGCTACGACAACCAGACTGGTCCCTTCTACTGGTGCAGGGAGAACTGGCCCAACCAGGAAATGAGGAAAATCTACACCACCGTCCTGTTTGCGAACATCTACCTTGCCCCTCTGTCGCTCATTGTGATTATGTACGCCCGGATTGGGATTACGCTCTTCAAAACCGCCGTTCCGACGGGAGGAAAGCCGGGCGCCGACAACCGCCACAGCGTGTCGAAGAAGAAGCAGCGGGTGATAAAAATGCTCCTGATCGTCGCTCTGCTCTTCATCCTCTCCTGGTTGCCTCTCTGGACCCTCATGATGCTGAGCGACTACGCCAGCCTGACGGAGCAGCAGTACAGGATTATCAACATTTACATCTACCCCTTCGCTCACTGGCTGGCCTTCTTCAACAGCAGCGTCAACCCCATCATCTACGGCTTCTTCAACGAGAACTTCCGGCGGGGTTTCCAGGCCGTGTTTAAGATCAGCCTGTGCGCGGCGGACGGTCAGCGCAGGAAGAGCTACTCACACAGACTGCAGGGCAACTCGGTGCTGCCGGCCAACAACGTGCAGACGACCGTGGAGCCCATTTCGCTCAACAGCCTGGACAAGAACGCTTCCAGGCGGATCAACCACGTTCCTGAGCGGGAGCTGGTGATGGAGGACCTGGAGCAGGGGTCCGGCAGCAGCGGCGGCGTGACCGCCGTGTCCATCTGA